The DNA region TTTCCATTCAGACGCCTTCCAACTCCAGTGAAAGCAGTAAATCTGCATTGAGATTTTTCTTCATGCTCTGTAGATGTAGTAGTTTCTCTTGTTGATCTTGAACTAGTTGCAGTAGTGCAGATATTAGCAGGATTTAATGGCAGCCTTTCAGGTTCTTTGTAATCAAGAGGAGGAGCAAAGTCTACTTCCAAGTCTGCGTCAAACACACTTATGGCAGATTCAGGTTTTGTTTCAACTATATTTATAGAATATATGGTGTTGTTGTAATCTAACTTAATGGTATCCCCTGTGGTCAAACAAGAGAAGTTCCTCAGAGAAACCTCCAAGAAAGCTTTTGGGTTGGATATGTCTAATAAATTCTTTGTGTGGGGCTGCAATTTCAAACTCGTCCCCTTTGGAAGAGTGGTATGCTTCAATTTGACTGTATCTCCTGGTTGTAGAAGCATATTTTCCATCATCCAAAGTGGCATATAAATGATACCCTCCTCAGCCACGAATTCAAGTACTCCACAGTGTGAGATGCAACCTGTGATGGTATTCTGAAGCTGGAAAAGCATTGGATACTCTATTTCTTGAGATATCAGACGAGAAAGAGCAGAAGGAGGCATTATAATTTTGTTGGCTTTTTCAAGCTCTGGTTTGTCAGTATAAATGGGAGGATAACATTGATAGATCTGCTCAAAAGTAGCAGCTTCTGCATACCAATTACTATCTTCATAAGGCCCTCCATACCTATATCTTCTATATCCATATCTTCTTTGATAAGATccatcttcatcatgttcttcttcatggTTGTTCATAACTTCTTCAGGTCCTCCATTTCCATATATATTTTCATCATATAAATTTTCATAATATCTTTCTTCTTCATGCACATTCATATTTTCATCAATTCCATCTTCAAGATTTCTTTCTTCTTCATGTCCATATCTactttcatcagatccatcttcatAATAACTTTCTTCTTCATTTACATTCATATTTTCAAGCTTTCTTTCTTTTTCATGTCCATTGATATCTTCACCAGGTTCTACATATCCATATCTTCCTTCATTATCTGATCTATCTTCATCAGAACTTTTACATCCAAAAATCTCTTCCTTACCAACATAATATTCCAtttctgaaaaaaaaattatagaatttgAGCTCTGAGATAAATTCCTGTGCAGTTACGTATTCTCTTTTGTTGGGTTTTAGCAATATTATATAGATGTCATATAAAGGGTTGCGTCCTTTTTATTTTTAACAGTCGCGGTGTTAACTCTTAAGTGCTCCATCAATTTATAAATGAACCTATATAACTATTAATATGAAATAAgattggttttttaattttttagattgAAAGCTCTTTTACATGCAATGTAAATAAGAAAACGCGTAAAATGCAATTTAATATAATTACATCAGGAGCTTGGAGTGCATGTCTATCGTTCACCAAATTCGAACTTGTTGATTAATTCTTAAATGTTTAGTTAAAACGAATAAAGTTATTGTCTATATAATAATTCTGTGTATTGAATATAACTGTAAAGTTATTTGAAGAATTTTTGGCAATACTGAATTAACTTTTTTTTGTTATAGTAGAAATTTTTTTTATGAGAACTACCTCAAAAGAGATCGTGGCaccaaagaaagataaaactttgacTATTTATAAAAGATGGAACACCAAGAAGAGATTGACAAAACAATCAATTATATCTTTAGATCCCACCCTATAACATAATAAGAAGCATGTTTTAAGCCTGCTCATGCTTTCTTTTCCTCAATTTATTTTGTTAAATCTACTAGTCCCTACAATATAAGGGTCATACATGCACTGCAATTACCAAAACCCATGCTTTTTGCCAGTTAAACTAAAGTTGTGGCCTAGTTCAACAAAATAATTAAGAAAGACAAGTTGTTAGTTTGATAAACTTTGTTGAGAAGGTTTAGGATCAGAAAATGAGTTAAAATAATTGTTGTTTTGGGGTAGGATCCTTTGAGCAAATGTTTAATACAATAAATATTCACTCCTTTGGCTACATGATGTGGTCAATTCCCTTGATCAAAACATCTCATTACCTATACATCCATGTTGATATGGATGTCACTACCTATATCCATCACTATCTACTTGATCCACAAAAAATACAACCAAGAGTGATGTCTAATTACCACTCTCTCTAGATACCATATAAGAGCAACGTTGGGTGTATATGTTGAGAATATGCATCCCACAGTagacataaaatttaatttctagtaAAATGTTTAAATAAAGTTCTCTTTATTTAAACATATAACTGAAAGAAGTAGGCAAAAAAGAGTTAAAATATTGAATGAGTAGATTGCGTAATTTAATGTTAATGCTTAGTGTTAGATTTCTTGAAGAACCACACATTACTAAATCTAGCATGAGAGCGaacaaaaatgatgaaataaattcAAATACAAACAGGGAGAGAATAATGATATTCCAATATCCAAATACAAACAAGGAGAGAATAATGATATACCAATATCAAAATGCAAGGTTCATTCATATAAAATCCAAGTGAAATGACCACACATATAGACTCTAGGATAAAAAAATCTAGGGTAACATGTGTCCCATAGGTGTTGAGTTAGctacaaaaaaatattagattaGCTAAACATGTAGGAACAAAAGGTGTCAAGTGAATTTAGCTTGATGAGAAAGTGGTGGCACCTAACTACAATTAATCAGTGAGTAAACAAGGTAGAGATGGCATATACTTTTTCAATACATGTTCTCTTATTTCCTAGATTACATGAGTAATCAAATTAAATTACTTTAGTTAAATAAACCATTTTGAATAATTTAGACTTATTAAtagattatgttttttttttatatggaataaaataattattcaattaaaATTAGCTGGATTCATTATAAATAAATATGAAAAGtattatattttctttaaaaattttagaatttaaatttattttatatagatatattttaaatatggctTAGTAATAAGTAAAAATTATTTGGAATTtctcattaaatttaaatataaagtgAAGTATGTAATTACACTAGCACCTCCCCCTTAGTGCAACTTAGGAAAGAAGAGATGTGCTCCCCAAAGATAGGCCATATGAGGTACAAATGTATAGTTTATAAGAACCCTAAAACAAAAAGAGGGTGAAAccctcaaaaaagaaaaaaaaaatgtaggaaaaatatcatcatataaagAGGAAAGATAATGGCTTGAAATCCTTATAGAATATGGCCTATCCATGACTTTACAAAGGAGAGATATAATGCAGGAATAGTATGTCACATTATAAATTTTGTATTCTAGGTCCATTTGCAATGAATGGTCTATCTTCCCTTTTGAAGAAAGAAATTTTGAGATATTAATCAATATAGTTCTAACTCAATTAGCAAGTTTTATGAATTAATTAGGATGAGTGTGTCTAGAAGTAGATCATAGATGTCAATGTCAATGTTGAAATATGACTAAAATTGATCAATGGGATTATGCATAATCCATGTAATTTGGGAATGGTGATAGTTTTGAATGTAGACAGAAGAGTTGAAACAATTAAATTAAGGAATGTCAAGATATAAGTATAATACATCAAAGCAGTCATACTAGAAAGTTCCATGGGAGGAGGTTCGAACGTTCTTGGGTTTCAGAATAGGGTTCCAAGGAATGGAAGATGGCGGCAAGATGACAGTGCAGGATGGCAGGGTGTGGCAAGGCTTCGACGCAGGGCTACAGGGAACGGTATATGGTGGCAAGGTTTCAGTGTCCCCCATCAGGATCACCAAGGACAGTCAAAGGATGCCCCTCATTTTGGGCAATATTCAAAATTTGACATCAACCCCTTTGTCAAAATCTTCAGGGATAAGCCTTTTATCAAACCGGTTTCAGACTTACCCTCAGAAAATTGATGGTTGAATCGTTTCGCATGTCTACAAGACTAGTCAGATAGCCCCAACACTTTTTTCAATAGTCCTCTTGCTCATTCGGCCCGCTCATTTCATTCCCATCCTCACAAAGCAAACGGTAACCTGCAGAATCTTTTAAACTCCAACACCTACGTCAAGGGAATTTCTCTCAACCATGCGGCTCGTAAGGTCCCCAGAGGACACCTAGGCCACCATCCACCTTTTCAAAAATCATTCAGGcgggaaaaaaaaattcaaaattcatttgggtgaaattttttttttcaaaatcctatCAAAAAGCTTCCACTTCCGAATCCATTTCAAttgaagcaccaaaagaaacaaaaaaattttGACACTTACGAAGCATCTCCATCCATCCCTCATCAGCCCTCTCTCAAGGTTTGCCTTGCCGAAGGGAAAACTGGAGTAGACCAACAAGGAGATCATGGGCATCCCCTCAAGTCGAAACCAGTGCACTTTGTGTGGAAAAGAAAATTGGCGAAGTTTAAAGAGACGGGCTCCTCTTTCCCCATTTCGACTCGGGCTCTGGTTGAGAACACCTCCactatcaagatatcctttcctgaCCACATTCTCTCCTAGTCGGTCTCTTTTCTCTGGAAATCGGCTCTCATCGATAAGTTTAATTGTTCAATCCCTCTTCAAACCTTTCTTTCATGGGCAAACAATCACTGGTTGGATCTTCGTGATATTTTCTTCATCGACAGCCACTTGAAGTTTTTTATAGCTCTGTTTTCTTCATCAGAAGATAGAGATATAGTTCATAAAAATAAAGGTTGGTTTTGTCAAGGGGCTGGTCTTTTTACCTTATCTTGGATTCCAAATTTTAAACCAAATGCTAATCTTTGTATATTTTATCCTCACTTGATCTCTTTTCCAGGTTTTCCTTTGAAATACAAAGACCCAGATATTGTGGAGACCATGGCCAATCAACTAGGCATCATTGTCACTCacgatcttataccctttgaaacaATCTAGAGAGATGATAGGGTCTTCCTTCTCCTTGCAAAAAAATAAGACCCTGCCAAAGCACTTAACCATCTCATCAAAATGGGGTTTGTGGAATCAAGACATTGTATTAGATAATGTAGAGGTCATCTACAAATATCAACAACAATTAGTCTATTTCATGAATTTCTATAGTGGTCATGAGTGCTCAGAGCTTTTAGTCTGTAAAAATCACTACTCAGACCCTCTTCTATGTACTGCTCATCAACATGAGGTAGTTTTATCTTCTCATCCTGTACAATCATGTAATGATCCTTCTAAACCTCAAGATGCCTTAAATTTTGAACCATCCTACATTCAGTGGATTAATCAGTTGACCCATTTTTTTATCATGTATAGCTGGATTCTTTATAGCTATAAATTTGCCTCCACACCCACACCAgttctccaattatgtgacaaaCACATGTGATGACAGAGAAGCTATAGTTCGGGACCTAATGTTCAATGAATCCCCGATTGATATCCTGAATTTAATGCAGAATTTATCAGTTTTAGGGATAGTTGTCTCAAATAAGGAGGGTCATATCCAGGAAGTAGCAGACGATATCCTGTCCACTTTAGCTGCCACTATGATTGAGTAAATTGCAGAGGACgaaggtgttagtatgacaaatgtaatgtgTCCCTTATGAAAAACAAGGTTTTGTTGTTCAACTACTGACATCTCATATAAAGGGGAAACCCTCTTGGAAATTAGGTAGGAAGAAATGGAAACCCCTTCACGAGATGGtgagacaaaaaaaattatttttaactaTGCACAATCCTTATCGGTTGAGAAAAGCCCCATTTTGAAATCAGATGGCTTTACAACCCCAAAAAAGAGAGgttgaaaccaaactctgtgaagattcaagaagaaatagaggcaaGTGTGCAGAGTACTCTAGATGAAAAATTTAaagtatcaaaaagaattacaaggagtgcaaaaggAACTCCCttttcacaatgaaaatgatttcttggaatgtcaggggtatTAATGCCCTtgacaaaagagggagaatcaaatctcaccttgattcttcaaaggctGGCATTTTTTTACTCCAAGAAACAAAGATATCAAaggaaatgtatcacaaaacagtggctaaatggacacaatttggatcggcccacatgcaaggtgttggggcctcAGGAGGATTacttacattatggaatcctaaaaaagttcAAGTTCACCTATTAGAACAAGATCATAACTAGCAAATATTGAAAGCAGTatgctatgacatgacctttatggtattcaatgtttatggccccatccccactcAGGAAAAGAAAGACTTATGGGACAAACTGACTGTGTTACTCGAACAAGAAGAAGCACAAAATTTCatcattggaggagactttaatacaatcttgtctcataaggagaaacaaagaggaatctgcccacccccacgatctatgcaggattttctaagtttcaccatagaaaaatacttattggatgtgatccccattaatggtctcttcacttggactaacaggagatcaAGCTTCCTTCAGATTGCAAAGAGACTCAATAGTTTTTCAACTCCCTTGGAATGGCACCTTAATCAGGTCAGTTATTATTCAGACATTCTCCCTATTTCTGAATCAGATCACTTCCCAGTCCAAATTGTCCTTGAATGGCAAAAACAGAACCCCATGCCAGTTTTTGGCTCCTCCTTCAAGTTTGAGTGCATGTGGTTTAGACATTCACATTTTCaggctttattaagacaatggtgggtatctgcccctacatgtagtggaacaaagatgttccaattttttaagaaactttCATTTATTAAGGTCCAGGCTAAGGAATGGAATAGAAAGATCTTTAAGAATGGTTTTGTTCAAAAAAAATCAGTGCTCAACAactggaagaagttaaccaaaacataatttccCAGGGTTTGGATCAACTCCTGCACTCTACACAGAAGGAtcttcaaagtgagtgggaagaagtttgtaagagagaagaagaatattggagatagaaatcaagagagctctagctgaagcagggagataagaacacaaaattatttcatgcttccacaaaacaaagaaaatcatctaatgttatattctcaatcaagcatgaggactcaggggtattgattaaaaatttagcagactttcaagaacaaggagtaaagttttttaagaatcttctagCCCCCCCAACTTCTAATTTAGATCCATTTTGGAAGGATAATGTTGAGCTTCTACTGCAATCTATCCCACCTCTGATCTCCGACCAGGATAACAGAGCCCTACTGGCCCCCTTCACTAtggaggaagtccacaaagtggtattttccCTTTCCCCAAATAAAGCCCGAGGTCCGGATGGGTTCACcaccctcttttttcaaaagtgttgggatgtgattggttttgacctcttagaggtaatggaagaatccgGGAAAGGGGGAGCAATGctaaaaagttttaatgcaatAAATATTGAGCTCAAATAACAAAAACTCGGAGGGCTACAACTCTTAGGGAAgtgtcactaacttacaaaagcattcaggtTACATCCAGagaatcatgaactgataaaatagcatctccaCATACCTAAGTACAGTTCCGATTAAACTCACTGTCTAATATGCTCTCCAACACACTTCTTTACACTTTTGAAGGATCAAACACTTGTTCTCAAATTTATTCAATTGAAAACATTCGCATTCACTCACAAATACCATGCAGATACCTCACACATTGATTATTACAATgaatttatacaagtcatcaacctatgtttcaaggtcgactcaacacatgctacatattacaaaaatataatcacactcTACAATAATTAATGCAGACCAAAATGATGTcatctaagacatagtctagaccgaAACAAGCACTACAAATATGAAACAACTCCCAGAAACACTCCTTgaccatctgcaacatgctacaccaacaTGAATGTCGCTtagcatgaagaacatcatcagacATGAGAAAATATTTAATAGCGCACAgaaggatcaatgcagaccaccaatacacatagcacacaatctagaaacatccataagtAACTTGAATTGCActgcaacaaccacaacaactcgcattactagaatcatcatcatcattatactgaacctcaagaacactcacaaCAATGACCGTCAACCTGAAAGATTTTCTTATGGATTTCCAAATCATAAACCACTTGAGCTGAGGGCACACATCAATGTCTAGAAGACATTCCAAACATCCACaatcaaagatattacaatttcaaAGAAATACACATAAATTTATCAAACTCTACCAATAATGAATAACTGAAATATCAATCATAATACTGCATCaaataactcgatcaaatcacaaAACATAGAAATTTCCTATTTCAACTTGTGTTTTTATCTATCTTTTGAAATATCTTCCTTATCTTAGCAGGCTTTCATTTATCTTTCTCCTTTTTCATACTTTTATTATTTGACAATTAAAAAATACCTTACAAGGAAGGAAAGGAAAGGATCTTTTATAGTCCATGATGCCAAAAATTTGTATATGGGTCTACAGATTGGTTAGAGCAATATGGGACTACCTTGTACTCCTTGTGGGATGCACCTAACTATGGTACAAACGAGGTCTGCATACCCTACCCcttgtgagatttgaacttgtgacctctctttcaagatcaCAAATGATCACAATTACATTAGCAACTTTCatacaactaaaacataattattatttatcaattaataattaaattgaaaGATAACAATAACAAGGTTGAAATTTTTTCCTAACACTAATATATTCTTtatggttgtttaaagaaaagaatgatatatatacatatcaatgCGGATTGTAATGGTTCTCTTCAGGTATTGGAttatttgtataggtaatagttTCAATGCCCATGTTAGTTGGCCAAGTTGATggcaaaatatttttaaattgtttattGAGGAAATGATCTGTACTTACATGATTAGTGATATGATTCAAAGAAGAAAACAGGGGGAGTTGAACATGTTGGACAAGAACTCGCTTCCTCACTGTtcctatcatttttgcagtaatgGCTATTGCAAGACTAGACCAGCAATATGAAACTCCTGGATGATGTTCCTATCATTTTCTTCTTATTGTAGAAGCAAATGTGGTCATCCAAAAAGTTGAATAGCAATTAGTGATATGATTCAAAGAAGAAAACAAGGGGAGTTGAACATATTGGACAAGAACTCGCTTCCTCACTATTCCTATCGTTTCTGTAGTAATGGCTATTGGAAGACTAGACCAACAATATGAAAGTCCTGGATGATGTTCCTATCATTTTCTTCTTATTGTAGAAgcaaatgtgatcatccaaaaagtTGAATAGCAATTAGTGATATGATTCAAAGAAGAAAACAAGGGGAGTTGAACATATTGGACAAGAACTCGCTTCCTCACTGTTCCTATCGTTTTTGTAGTAATGGCTATTGGAAGACTAGACCAACAATATGAAAGTCCTGGATGATGTTCCTATCATTTTCTTCTTATTGTAGAAgcaaatgtgatcatccaaaaagtTGAATAGCAATTAGTGATATGATTCAAAGAAGAAAACAAGGGGAGTTGAACATGTTGGACAAGAACTCGCTTCCTCACTATtcctatcatttttgtagtaatgGCTATTGGAAGACTAGACCAGCAATATGAAAGTCCTGGATGATGTTCCTATCGTTTTCTTCTTATTGTAGAAGCAAATGTGGTCGTCCAAAAAGTTGAATAGCAATTAGTGATATGATTCAAAGAAGAAAACAGGGGGAGTTGAACATGTTGGACAAGAACTCGCTTCCTCATTGTTCCTTTCATTTTTGTAGTAATGGCTATTGGAAGACTAGACCAGCAATATGAAAGTCCTGGATGATGTTCCTATCGTTTTCTTCTTATTGTAGAAGCAAATGTGGTCGTCCAAAAAGTTGAATAACAATTAGTGATATGATTCAAAGAAGAAAACAGGGGGAGTTGAACATGTTGGACAAGAACTCACTTCCTCACTGTTCCTATTGTTTTTGTAGTAATGGCTATTGGAAGAATAGACCAGCAACATGAAAGCCCTGGATGATATTGTTGTCGGCTACTATACTATTCATTTCAAAGTATGTGGCAATTTGTTTTGACCTTTAATAACACTCTaaatatatttttaagaaattCAGAAAGAAGAAAAATTATAAAATTGACGGGCTCCTCTTTCCCCATTTCGACTCGGGCTCTGGTTGAGAACACCTCCactatcaagatatcctttcctgaCCACATTCTCTCCTAGTCGGTCTCTTTTCTCTGGAAATCGGCTCTCATCGATAAGTTTAATTGTTCAATCCCTCTTCAAACCTTTCTTTCATGGGCAAACAATCACTGGTTGGATCTTCGTGATATTTTCTTCATCGACAGCCACTTGAAGTTTTTTATAGCTCTGTTTTCTTCATCAGAAGATAGAGATATAGTTCATAAAAATAAAGGTTGGTTTTGTCAAGGGGCTGGTCTTTTTACCTTATCTTGGATTCCAAATTTTAAACCAAATGCTAATCTTTGTATATTTTATCCTCACTTGATCTCTTTTCCAGGTTTTCCTTTGAAATACAAAGACCCAGATATTGTGGAGACCATGGCCAATCAACTAGGCATCATTGTCACTCacgatcttataccctttgaaacaATCTAGAGAGATGATAGGGTCTTCCTTCTCCTTGCAAAAAAATAAGACCCTGCCAAAGCACTTAACCATCTCATCAAAATGGGGTTTGTGGCATCAAGACATTGTATTAGATAATGTAGAGGTCATCTACAAATATCAACAACAATTAGTCTATTTCATGAATTTCTATAGTGGTCATGAGTGCTCAGAGCTTTTAGTCTGTAAAAATCACTACTCAGACCTTCTTCTATGTACTGCTCATCAACATGAGGTAGTTTTATCTTCTGATCCTGTACAATCATGTAATGATCCTTCTAAACCTCAAGATGCCTTAAATTTTGAACCATCCTACATTCAGTGGATTAATCAGTTGACCCATTTTTTTATCATGTATAGCTGGATTCTTTATAGCTATAAATTTGCCTCCACACCCACACCAgttctccaattatgtgacaaaCACATGTGATGACAGAGAAGCTATAGTTCGGGACCTAATGTTCAATGAATCCCCGATTGATATCCTGAATTTAATGCAGAATTTATCAGTTTTAGGGATA from Cryptomeria japonica unplaced genomic scaffold, Sugi_1.0 HiC_scaffold_402, whole genome shotgun sequence includes:
- the LOC131057630 gene encoding uncharacterized protein LOC131057630, translated to MPPSALSRLISQEIEYPMLFQLQNTITGCISHCGVLEFVAEEGIIYMPLWMMENMLLQPGDTVKLKHTTLPKGTSLKLQPHTKNLLDISNPKAFLEVSLRNFSCLTTGDTIKLDYNNTIYSINIVETKPESAISVFDADLEVDFAPPLDYKEPERLPLNPANICTTATSSRSTRETTTSTEHEEKSQCRFTAFTGVGRRLNGKPVSPKSPKVKSARSRSPSRAPIRKPGKLVFGDNTYQTHALARENGKVVTQKSEKESEEADKFRPFTGKRYSLKD